GCGCGTCTCGGACGGCACGTCGCGCGATCGCGCGGCGCGAATCCTGCTCGATCGGATCGAGCGCGAGCTCGTCGGCGCGGTCCTCGTGCAGCGCGAGCTCGGGGTGGACCCGCTCACCCACCCCTACGTCTTCTACGGCCAGCCGCTCCAGCAGAGCGACTCCGAGGGCTTCGAGCTGCGCTTCGTCACCCAGACGCCGCTTCGCTCGCCGGGCAGCCCGCCCGCGCCGCTGGCGCTCGTGTCGTACGGCACGGTGGCGTCGCGATCCGGCCACGGCGTCGACCTGCTCCGGCAGGAGGAGGCGCTGCCCGCGGAGCTCCGCAAGGAGGTGGAGTGGACCCAGCCGCAGACCGTGGCCGACGAGCTCGCGATCTTCTCGATGAGCTTCGTCGGCGAAGGAAGCGAGGCCCCAGGGGTCTGGGACTCGACGAGCGTGGCACAGCTCGACCAGCTTCCCCTCTCGATCGAGCTCAGGCTCGCGCTCTGGGAGATGGGACCGGACGGCGAGCCCTGGCCCGGTCTCGAGATCACGCGGCTCGTGGACCTGCCGGTTCGTCCGTTCCGACTGAGCGCCGAGGATGCAGAGAAGAACCGGGGCGCGGCCGACTGCGGATCCGGCGTGACGGTGGCCGTCTGCCTGGCGGGCTTCGAGGCGGAGCTCGCGGCGGCGAGCCCGGCGCTCGCGGCGGCGATCGAGGAGGCCCGGAACCAGACGGAGGACGCCTGCTGGAGCGACCCCGAGCCGTCTCCGGCGCTGCAGCGCCTGAAGGTGTTGCTGAACGGGCTGCCCGGCTTCGACGAGGGGAGCTGCCCGTGACCCGAGCCCGCGACGAGGACGGCGTGGTCCTGCTTCTCGTGCTCGTCCTGGTGGTGGTCGCGATCTCGACGGCGTACGCGCTCGCCAAGACATCGGTGATCGAGGCGATCAGCACGCGCCAGTACGGTCAGTACGCGCGGGCGACGCTGCTCGCGCGCTCGGGAATCGCCCTCGCCGTCCGCACGCTCCAGGACGACGTGCTCGAGGGCGACCCGATCACGAAACAGGTGGAGTCGGAGCTCGACGCCTGGGCGCTGCTCTCGAAGCAGGAGATCGAGCTCCCGGGCGAGGCGGTGCTGCACGTGACGGTTCGCGACACCGGGGGTCGGCTGAACCTGAACGCGCTCGTGGACGCGAAGGGCGCGCGCATCGGCGAGAACAGCAAGGCGTTCCTGAAGGCGGCCCTGGCGCACATCGCCGAGACCGCGCCGGCGTTCAAGGGCTCGAGCGCGTATGGCGACGAGGATGTCGACGAACTCGCCGACGCGCTCCTCGACTGGCTCGACAAGGACGAAGAGACGCGCGTGGGCACGCCGGAGGAGGAGTACTACGTCGGGATCAAGAAGGCCGCGAGCGCGCCGCTGGATCGGCCCGTCTTCTCGCTGGACGAGCTCGCCGCGGTTCCCGGACTCGACGCCTTGATGCTCGAATCGCTCAAGGCCTACTTTACGACCTACCCTATGTTTCCTGCCCCGGGCTCCGGCGGAGCGAATCTCAACACCGCCCCGCCACACGTGCTCGGGATGATCTACCACGGTCTCGGAAAGGAGTTCGAGCTGCTCGATTCGCGCGACGTCTTCGGCCTGCTCCGCGCGCGCCAGGAGGGACGGGTCTTCTGTCCCACCGAGGGGCCCGAGCCCTGCGCCAGCTTCTACCGCACGCTCGGGATCGCCGAGGGCGAGGAGGTCTTCCCACCGCTCTCGTACACGAGCCGCGTGTTCCGGATCGACTCCGAGGCGCGAGTCGGCGAGACGCGCGCGTGCGTGAGCAGCGTGGTCGACCGCGGCAACGGCGCGGAGCCCACCACCCTCTACTACCGGCTGGGCTGCTGATGTTCGAGAGGAGCGTCGTCGGCCTAGACATCGGCTCCTGGTCGGTCAAGGTCGCCGAGCTTTCCGCGGGCCTGCGCGGCGCGAGGTTCGTGCGCTTCGCGGAGCTGCGGCTGCCGCGCAACGCCCCGTCCGAAGAGATCGAGGCGACGATCCAGCTCTGGGTGCAGAGCCGGAACCTCTCCCCCGAGACTCTGGTCACGGCGCTCGCGACCGGCCACCTGACCCAGCGCCACCTGCGCTTCCCGTTCGCGGGGGCCAAGCGGGTCGCCGCCGCGCTCGCGTTCGAGATCGACGAGGAGCTGCCGCTCCCGCTCTCGAGCGTCGTGCTCGCGCACGAGCAGGTTCTCACGCGCCCCGACCAGACGGACGTGCTGGTCGCGATCGCGCCGCGTTCCGACGTCTTTGCGCACCTCGCCTCGTTGCGCCGGATGGAGCTCGAGCCGCGCGTGATCGAGTGCGAGGGCGCGTCGCTCGCGAACCTGTCCTCGTTCCTGGGACTCGACGACGTGTCGCGCCTGATCCTCGACGTCGGCCACGCGAAGACGAACCTCTGCCTGCTCGTCGACGGGAAGCCGATCGCGCTGCGCCGGATCCCGATCGCCGGGCGCCAGCTCAGCGAGGCGCTCGCGCGCGACATGAAGCTCTCGCTCGAAGCCGCCGAGGAACACAAACACGAGATGGGCGTCTTCGAGCTCGGAAGCTCGAAGCCGATCTCGCCCGGCATCCGCGACGCGCTCGAGCGCCTCGCGCGCGAGGTGCAGCGCTCCGTGCAGGCGATCGTCGGCGATCCGCTCGATCCGGTCCATCCGACCGAGATCCTGCTCGTCGGCGGCTCCGCGCAGCTCCGCGGGCTGGCCGGCTTCTTCGCCGAGCAGACGGGCCTGCCCACGCGCGTGCTCGAAAGCGCGCGCACCAGCGACGGTGGCGACCGCTTCATCGAGGCCGGCCCGGCGCTTTTCGCGCAGGCCGCGGCGCTGGCGCTGCGCGGCTCGTCGACGGACCGGGTCACGCAGAGCGATTTCCGCCAGGGCGACCTCGCCTACGCGCCCGACCTCTCCGGCCTGCGCCCGCAGCTCCGCTTCACGGTGGGCCTCTTCGCGCTCTTTCTCGTCATCTGGGTCGCGAGCGCGGCCCTCGGATCCTGGCTGGAGAGCCGGCGTGTGGCGCAGGCCCAGGCGCAGCTCGACTCGATCTACCGGCAGGTGTTTCCCGACTCCCCGCCGTCGAGCGCGCCGCTCCAGTCGCTGGAGAAGCGCGCGGCCGAGACGCGCGAGCTCGCGGCACACCTCGGTGTCACTGGAAAAGGGCTCTCGGTGCTGGAGATCCTGAGGCAGATCTCGGCGCTCGCGCCCGAATCCCTGGACGTCTCGCTGGACGAGCTCTCGATCGAGCGCCAGAGCATCGTCGCGCGCGGCCACAGCTCGGACTTCGTCTCGGCGGACCAGCTCAAGGCCGAGCTCTCCAAGTTCGAGGGCTTCCAGCGCGTGCTGGTGACCGACGTCAAGACCGACTCGCGCCGCGGCGGCAAG
This portion of the Deltaproteobacteria bacterium genome encodes:
- a CDS encoding prepilin-type N-terminal cleavage/methylation domain-containing protein; protein product: MSPRSARGFTLLEVMVAIFIMALVITFAFQAYQGIAEAYTRVSDGTSRDRAARILLDRIERELVGAVLVQRELGVDPLTHPYVFYGQPLQQSDSEGFELRFVTQTPLRSPGSPPAPLALVSYGTVASRSGHGVDLLRQEEALPAELRKEVEWTQPQTVADELAIFSMSFVGEGSEAPGVWDSTSVAQLDQLPLSIELRLALWEMGPDGEPWPGLEITRLVDLPVRPFRLSAEDAEKNRGAADCGSGVTVAVCLAGFEAELAAASPALAAAIEEARNQTEDACWSDPEPSPALQRLKVLLNGLPGFDEGSCP
- a CDS encoding general secretion pathway protein GspK; translation: MDPAADRGRRARDLLDELRRRRKRGPRGLGLDERGTARPASPLDRAQARALGDGTGRRALARSRDHAARGPAGSSVPTERRGCREEPGRGRLRIRRDGGRLPGGLRGGARGGEPGARGGDRGGPEPDGGRLLERPRAVSGAAAPEGVAERAARLRRGELPVTRARDEDGVVLLLVLVLVVVAISTAYALAKTSVIEAISTRQYGQYARATLLARSGIALAVRTLQDDVLEGDPITKQVESELDAWALLSKQEIELPGEAVLHVTVRDTGGRLNLNALVDAKGARIGENSKAFLKAALAHIAETAPAFKGSSAYGDEDVDELADALLDWLDKDEETRVGTPEEEYYVGIKKAASAPLDRPVFSLDELAAVPGLDALMLESLKAYFTTYPMFPAPGSGGANLNTAPPHVLGMIYHGLGKEFELLDSRDVFGLLRARQEGRVFCPTEGPEPCASFYRTLGIAEGEEVFPPLSYTSRVFRIDSEARVGETRACVSSVVDRGNGAEPTTLYYRLGC